One window of the Desulfatibacillum aliphaticivorans DSM 15576 genome contains the following:
- the hslV gene encoding ATP-dependent protease subunit HslV yields MSNPLDFRGTTILAVRKDGKTAIAGDGQVTLGNTVVKHTAQKVRKIYHDKIVVGFAGATADALNLFDKFEGKLEQYNGNLTRAAVELARDWRTDKYLRKLEAMMIAVDDQRMFLISGNGDIIEPDEGVIGIGSGGAFAQAAATGLIRHSDLDASAIAKAAMDVAASICIYTNQVVTLHEI; encoded by the coding sequence ATGAGCAACCCATTGGATTTCAGGGGCACCACCATTTTGGCGGTTCGCAAGGACGGCAAAACCGCCATTGCAGGCGACGGCCAGGTAACCCTTGGCAATACGGTGGTCAAGCACACGGCGCAAAAAGTCCGCAAGATCTACCACGACAAGATTGTGGTGGGTTTCGCCGGCGCCACGGCTGACGCCCTGAACCTGTTCGATAAATTCGAAGGCAAGCTGGAGCAATACAACGGAAACCTGACCCGGGCCGCCGTGGAACTGGCCAGGGATTGGAGAACGGACAAATACCTGCGCAAGCTGGAAGCCATGATGATCGCCGTGGACGACCAGCGCATGTTTTTGATTTCCGGCAACGGGGATATCATCGAGCCGGACGAAGGCGTCATAGGCATTGGGTCGGGCGGAGCCTTCGCCCAGGCGGCGGCGACCGGCCTGATCAGGCATTCGGACCTGGACGCTTCGGCCATCGCAAAAGCGGCCATGGACGTGGCCGCCTCCATTTGCATTTACACCAATCAGGTAGTCACCCTGCACGAGATATGA
- a CDS encoding tyrosine recombinase XerC → MHHGDIDDQGAFFWIDSFLESLAAERRYSPATCLAYGKDLREFFSYVAESGLQGEISPENADVERVDNLAIRGYLGFLHKKNEKSTMARKLSSLRSFYRFLEKRGRVAVNPAQSVVTPKRKKTVAAHLTVDEAFALLDSILDDSLAGARDRAMFECLYSTGIRVSELAGLNMGRINFPGKTLRVLGKGDKERIVPAGAKALEHIKAYRDRLAVEGPKNQDPEAVFLNKNGGRLTTRSIRRILEKIVRDMGLNRPLSPHGLRHTFATHMLDNGADLRSVQELLGHASISTTGRYTHVSIDRLMAAYDKAHPRGEKS, encoded by the coding sequence ATGCATCATGGGGATATAGACGACCAAGGCGCTTTTTTTTGGATTGATTCCTTTTTGGAATCCCTGGCCGCGGAACGAAGATATTCCCCTGCAACGTGCTTGGCTTACGGCAAGGATTTGCGCGAGTTTTTCTCCTATGTGGCCGAGTCGGGCCTGCAAGGGGAAATCTCTCCGGAAAACGCGGACGTGGAAAGGGTGGACAACCTCGCCATTCGAGGCTATCTGGGCTTTTTGCATAAAAAGAACGAAAAGAGCACCATGGCCCGGAAGCTCTCCTCCCTGAGATCCTTTTATCGTTTTCTGGAAAAAAGAGGCCGTGTGGCCGTCAACCCCGCTCAGTCGGTGGTGACGCCCAAACGCAAGAAAACCGTGGCGGCCCACCTGACCGTGGACGAGGCTTTCGCCCTGTTGGACTCCATTTTGGACGACTCCCTGGCCGGCGCAAGGGACAGAGCCATGTTCGAGTGCCTGTATTCCACGGGCATCCGCGTTTCCGAACTGGCGGGCCTGAACATGGGCCGCATCAATTTCCCCGGCAAGACCCTTCGGGTTTTGGGCAAGGGGGATAAGGAGCGCATCGTCCCGGCGGGCGCCAAGGCCCTGGAGCATATAAAGGCATACAGGGACAGGCTGGCCGTTGAAGGGCCGAAAAATCAGGACCCGGAAGCGGTGTTTCTCAATAAAAACGGGGGGCGCCTCACAACCCGGTCCATACGGCGCATTCTGGAAAAGATCGTGCGGGATATGGGGCTGAATCGGCCTTTGTCCCCCCATGGATTGCGCCACACATTCGCCACGCATATGCTGGATAACGGCGCGGACTTGCGTTCGGTCCAGGAACTGCTCGGTCACGCCAGCATTTCCACCACCGGGCGCTACACCCATGTGAGCATAGACCGGCTCATGGCCGCCTATGACAAGGCGCATCCGCGAGGCGAAAAAAGTTGA
- a CDS encoding 5' nucleotidase, NT5C type, whose translation MDKIDPAALAFDIDGVVADAMKLFLDIARNKHGVSGITKEDITSYMLEDCLDMSDEVILDVIKDIIDGTYKEVLQPIEGAVESLRRIRALGAPLLFVTARPRKSPVEQWLRSNLGIDNGDMHIEATGSFEAKIDVLAHHGRNWFVEDRLETCFLLADAGINPVLFRQPWNRRPHPFKEVGSWEELLPCIMGI comes from the coding sequence ATGGACAAAATCGATCCGGCCGCCCTGGCTTTTGATATTGACGGTGTGGTGGCCGACGCCATGAAGCTGTTTTTGGACATCGCCCGGAACAAGCACGGCGTCAGCGGCATAACAAAAGAGGATATCACCAGCTACATGCTGGAGGACTGCCTTGATATGAGCGATGAGGTGATCCTTGACGTGATCAAGGACATCATCGACGGAACGTACAAGGAAGTCCTGCAACCCATCGAGGGCGCCGTGGAGTCTTTGCGGCGAATTCGGGCTCTGGGGGCGCCTCTTTTGTTCGTCACAGCCAGGCCCCGGAAGTCGCCCGTGGAACAATGGCTCCGAAGCAACCTGGGCATCGACAACGGAGACATGCACATAGAAGCCACGGGCAGTTTTGAGGCCAAAATAGATGTCCTGGCCCATCACGGCCGCAACTGGTTTGTGGAGGACCGGTTGGAGACCTGCTTCCTATTGGCGGACGCAGGGATCAATCCGGTCCTTTTCCGACAGCCGTGGAACCGCAGGCCTCACCCCTTTAAGGAGGTGGGCTCCTGGGAAGAGCTTCTTCCATGCATCATGGGGATATAG
- a CDS encoding diadenylate cyclase, translating to MISNFLQTVLGWRALTDITLIALGMFFVYHTLRRLGTWKMFLGLVMAMLAYVGANILGLEGITWIFSNLSHVALIGIIIIFQPEIRKMLESSVSPARREPEGPEHEGLPMMIADALFSLAKIPCGAIFVFPGRDPLERFLTGGVPLNADPSPELILSLFDTHSPGHDGALLVRDGRLAGYGFRLPISKSSHLPREMGARHHAGMGLSEITDALVFVVSEERGLVSFFKNGKLSRVPGRKEAVEAITDHWKATASFLPQPEKGAKKWTTAVELVTAFMLTILLWSSVVIGRMEIVEKSVETPIVYVSLPANIALSGAKPTGTRIHMAGPKSQLDSLTADNLRVRIDLSKAQPGKQTFFVSRESLNLPKKVDLLDADPSEINLSLEETVDMEVPVTPQLVGQPRQGWTVVSVAVKPQKVRVVMKKGEGEQQAPAVTTTPIYLDSLGSGATIRCKIIAPPDAQPSDKPWPDVEVQIRLMPVDAKVE from the coding sequence ATGATTTCCAACTTTTTGCAAACAGTTCTGGGATGGCGGGCGCTGACGGACATCACCCTCATCGCTTTGGGGATGTTCTTCGTCTATCACACCCTTCGCAGACTGGGCACCTGGAAGATGTTCCTGGGGCTGGTGATGGCCATGCTCGCCTATGTGGGCGCCAACATATTGGGCCTGGAAGGAATCACCTGGATTTTTTCCAACCTGAGCCACGTAGCGCTTATTGGCATCATCATCATTTTTCAGCCCGAAATCCGGAAGATGCTGGAAAGCTCGGTCTCACCCGCCCGCCGGGAGCCGGAGGGGCCTGAACACGAGGGCTTGCCCATGATGATTGCGGACGCCCTGTTTTCCCTGGCCAAAATTCCCTGCGGCGCCATTTTCGTTTTTCCCGGACGGGACCCCTTGGAGCGTTTCCTCACGGGAGGCGTGCCCTTGAACGCCGATCCGAGCCCAGAGTTGATTCTCAGCCTTTTCGACACCCACTCCCCCGGCCACGACGGCGCCCTGCTTGTCCGAGACGGCCGCCTGGCCGGATACGGATTTCGCCTGCCCATTTCCAAGTCCTCCCACCTGCCCAGGGAAATGGGCGCCCGGCATCATGCGGGCATGGGGCTGTCGGAAATCACGGACGCCCTGGTTTTTGTGGTTTCGGAGGAGAGGGGGCTGGTTTCCTTTTTCAAAAATGGAAAGCTGTCCCGCGTCCCTGGCCGAAAGGAAGCTGTGGAGGCCATTACGGATCATTGGAAGGCCACCGCCTCCTTTTTGCCCCAGCCGGAAAAGGGGGCCAAAAAATGGACCACCGCCGTGGAGCTTGTGACCGCCTTCATGCTGACCATCCTCCTTTGGTCCAGCGTGGTCATAGGACGCATGGAGATCGTGGAAAAAAGCGTGGAGACTCCCATTGTCTATGTTTCCTTGCCCGCCAACATCGCCCTTTCCGGGGCCAAGCCCACGGGCACGCGCATCCATATGGCGGGACCCAAATCGCAACTGGACAGCCTGACGGCCGACAACCTGCGCGTGCGCATCGACCTTTCCAAGGCCCAACCCGGCAAGCAGACCTTTTTCGTATCCCGTGAAAGCCTGAATCTGCCCAAGAAGGTGGACCTGCTGGACGCGGACCCTTCGGAAATCAATCTGTCCCTGGAAGAAACGGTGGATATGGAAGTCCCCGTGACCCCCCAACTGGTGGGCCAGCCCCGGCAGGGATGGACCGTGGTTAGCGTCGCCGTGAAGCCGCAGAAAGTCCGGGTGGTCATGAAAAAGGGAGAAGGCGAACAACAAGCCCCCGCCGTGACCACCACCCCCATCTACCTGGACAGCCTGGGCTCCGGCGCCACCATCCGATGCAAGATCATCGCCCCTCCCGACGCCCAGCCCTCGGACAAACCCTGGCCCGACGTGGAAGTGCAAATCCGCCTCATGCCGGTTGATGCGAAGGTGGAATGA